Proteins encoded in a region of the Pigmentiphaga litoralis genome:
- the odhB gene encoding 2-oxoglutarate dehydrogenase complex dihydrolipoyllysine-residue succinyltransferase, which yields MAVHDVVVPQFSESVSEGTLLNWKKKPGEAVAVDEILIEIETDKVVLEVPAPSAGVLTEILKADGSTVASGELLAKIDTAAAAGAAPAAAAPAPAAAAAAPAAAAAAPAAAPAASSAPAGSIPSPAAAKLLAEKGIAPESVDGSGRGGRITKGDALNASAPAAAPAAPAAPKAPVADATTLVNGRPEQRVPMSRLRARVAERLLQSQSENAILTTFNEINMQAVIDLRNKYKEKFEKDHGVKLGFMSFFVKAVVAALKRYPVVNASVDGKDIVYHGYFDIGIAVGSPRGLVVPILRNADQLSLAEIEKKIAEFGQKAKDGKLGMDDLTGGTFSISNGGTFGSMLSTPIINPPQSAILGVHATKERAVVEKGQIVIRPMNYFALSYDHRIIDGREAVLALVAIKDALEDPQRLLLDI from the coding sequence ATGGCTGTTCATGACGTTGTAGTCCCCCAATTCTCCGAATCCGTGTCCGAAGGCACCCTGCTCAACTGGAAGAAGAAGCCAGGCGAAGCCGTTGCCGTCGACGAGATCCTGATCGAAATCGAAACCGACAAGGTCGTGCTCGAAGTGCCGGCTCCGTCGGCCGGCGTGCTGACCGAAATCCTGAAAGCTGACGGCAGCACCGTCGCTTCGGGCGAACTGCTGGCCAAGATCGACACCGCTGCCGCCGCTGGCGCCGCCCCGGCTGCTGCCGCACCGGCTCCTGCAGCCGCTGCCGCCGCGCCTGCCGCTGCCGCTGCCGCACCGGCCGCCGCACCTGCTGCGTCGTCGGCACCTGCCGGGTCGATCCCATCGCCTGCCGCTGCCAAGCTGCTGGCCGAAAAGGGCATCGCGCCTGAATCGGTCGACGGTTCGGGCCGTGGTGGCCGCATCACCAAGGGCGACGCCCTGAACGCCTCGGCGCCTGCCGCTGCCCCGGCCGCGCCTGCCGCGCCGAAGGCTCCGGTTGCCGACGCCACGACGCTGGTCAATGGCCGTCCGGAACAGCGCGTGCCAATGAGCCGTCTGCGTGCCCGCGTTGCCGAACGTCTGCTGCAATCGCAATCCGAAAACGCGATTCTGACCACGTTCAACGAAATCAACATGCAAGCCGTCATCGACTTGCGCAACAAGTACAAAGAGAAGTTCGAGAAGGATCACGGCGTCAAGCTGGGCTTCATGTCGTTCTTCGTGAAGGCCGTGGTTGCCGCACTGAAGCGCTACCCGGTCGTCAACGCGTCGGTCGACGGCAAGGACATCGTCTACCACGGCTACTTCGACATCGGTATCGCCGTGGGCAGCCCGCGCGGCCTGGTCGTGCCGATCCTGCGCAACGCCGACCAGCTGAGCCTGGCCGAGATCGAAAAGAAGATCGCCGAATTCGGCCAGAAGGCCAAGGACGGCAAGCTGGGCATGGACGACCTGACCGGTGGCACGTTCTCGATCTCGAACGGTGGTACGTTCGGTTCGATGCTGTCGACCCCGATCATCAACCCGCCGCAATCGGCCATCCTGGGCGTGCACGCCACCAAGGAACGCGCCGTGGTCGAAAAGGGCCAGATCGTCATCCGCCCGATGAACTACTTTGCCCTGTCGTATGACCACCGCATCATTGACGGCCGTGAAGCCGTCCTGGCCCTGGTCGCGATCAAGGACGCCCTGGAAGATCCGCAGCGTCTGCTGCTGGACATCTGA
- the lpdA gene encoding dihydrolipoyl dehydrogenase, with product MAKQFDVVVIGAGPGGYIAAIRAAQLGMSVACIDAWSNAKGGPAPGGTCTNVGCIPSKALLQSSEHYEQAGHHFADHGIKVEGLGLDLAKLLGRKDNVVKQNNDGILYLFKKNKVTFFHGTAAFAGQVEGGWAIKVTGNASEDLVGKHVVVATGSSPRAFPGMPFDEKQILSNEGALTIPDVPKRLGVIGAGVIGLEMGSVWRRLGADVTILEAMPTFLGAADEQVAKEAFKALTKQGLKITMGVKIGEIQSGDTITVNYTDAAGAAQTLMVDKLIVSIGRVPHTAGLNAEGVGLKLDERGFVEVDADCKTGLPNVWAIGDVVRGPMLAHKAEEEGVAVAERIAGQHGHVNFNTVPWVIYTNPEISWVGQTEQSLKNEGRAYKAGTFPFLANGRARALGDTTGLVKILADATTDEILGVHIVGPQASELISECVVAMEFRAASEDIARICHAHPSLSEAVKEAALAVDKRALNF from the coding sequence ATGGCTAAACAATTCGACGTCGTCGTCATCGGCGCGGGCCCTGGCGGCTACATCGCCGCGATCCGCGCAGCCCAGCTGGGCATGTCGGTCGCGTGTATCGACGCATGGTCCAACGCCAAGGGCGGTCCTGCTCCTGGCGGCACCTGCACCAACGTCGGCTGCATCCCGTCCAAGGCGCTGCTGCAATCGTCCGAGCACTATGAACAGGCCGGTCACCACTTTGCCGATCACGGCATCAAGGTGGAAGGCCTGGGTCTGGATCTGGCCAAGCTGCTGGGTCGCAAGGACAATGTCGTCAAGCAGAACAACGACGGCATCCTGTACCTGTTCAAGAAGAACAAGGTCACCTTCTTCCATGGCACGGCAGCATTTGCCGGTCAGGTCGAAGGCGGCTGGGCCATTAAGGTCACCGGCAATGCGTCCGAAGACCTGGTCGGCAAGCACGTGGTGGTCGCAACGGGCTCCAGCCCGCGCGCCTTCCCGGGCATGCCCTTCGACGAAAAGCAGATCCTGTCCAACGAAGGCGCACTGACGATCCCCGACGTGCCAAAGCGTCTGGGCGTGATCGGTGCGGGCGTGATCGGTCTGGAAATGGGCAGCGTGTGGCGCCGCCTGGGTGCGGATGTCACCATTCTTGAAGCCATGCCAACCTTCCTCGGCGCTGCCGACGAACAGGTTGCCAAGGAAGCCTTCAAGGCGCTGACCAAGCAAGGTCTGAAGATCACGATGGGCGTGAAGATTGGCGAAATCCAGTCGGGCGACACCATCACGGTCAACTACACCGACGCTGCCGGCGCTGCGCAAACCCTGATGGTGGACAAGCTGATCGTGTCGATCGGCCGCGTGCCACACACCGCCGGCCTGAATGCCGAAGGCGTGGGCCTGAAGCTGGACGAGCGCGGCTTTGTCGAAGTCGACGCCGACTGCAAGACCGGCCTGCCCAACGTCTGGGCAATCGGTGACGTGGTCCGCGGCCCGATGCTGGCGCACAAGGCCGAAGAAGAAGGCGTTGCCGTGGCCGAGCGTATCGCCGGCCAGCACGGTCACGTCAACTTCAACACCGTGCCTTGGGTCATCTACACCAACCCGGAAATCTCGTGGGTGGGTCAGACCGAACAGTCGCTCAAGAACGAAGGCCGTGCCTACAAGGCTGGTACCTTCCCGTTCCTGGCCAACGGCCGCGCCCGTGCGTTGGGTGACACGACCGGTCTGGTGAAGATCCTGGCCGATGCCACGACCGACGAAATCCTCGGCGTGCACATCGTGGGCCCGCAAGCTTCCGAGCTGATTTCGGAGTGCGTGGTTGCGATGGAATTCCGCGCTGCGTCTGAAGACATCGCCCGGATCTGCCATGCGCATCCTTCGCTGTCCGAAGCCGTCAAGGAAGCCGCTCTGGCGGTCGACAAGCGCGCGCTGAACTTCTAA
- a CDS encoding Bug family tripartite tricarboxylate transporter substrate binding protein, with protein sequence MRIPLRGLAAAALFPAALLPALLALPAHAQTAQSAQTPAPASAWPAKPVRVIVPFTAGGLTDVLMRGIGQELGQQWGQAVIVENRPGANTIIGAEAAAKAAPDGYTLLMANDPTLSANQQLYKKLPYDPVNDFVPVINLVATEGLLVVREDFPGKSAQDLIEQAKARPGQVTYGTFGLGSKAHLDAEALARATGVKFNHIPYKGVTEVMAALSGGQIDFTIAGPPSAIPLVKGGKIRALAVAATQRHPLFPDVPTFAESGIAGMTSSSWFGLVAPRGTPAPIVSKVAADISRIIRRPEFQQRYITGVGLTVLDMDPTAYATFLDGDRRRYADQIKAAGVSLD encoded by the coding sequence ATGCGTATTCCGCTTCGCGGCCTGGCGGCTGCTGCCCTATTCCCTGCCGCCCTGCTCCCTGCCCTGCTTGCCTTGCCCGCGCACGCCCAGACTGCTCAGTCGGCACAGACCCCTGCCCCCGCCTCGGCTTGGCCGGCCAAGCCGGTCCGCGTCATCGTCCCGTTTACCGCGGGGGGACTGACGGATGTGTTGATGCGCGGCATTGGCCAGGAACTGGGCCAGCAATGGGGCCAGGCAGTCATTGTCGAAAACCGGCCAGGGGCCAACACCATCATCGGCGCGGAGGCTGCCGCCAAGGCCGCGCCCGATGGCTACACGCTGCTGATGGCCAACGACCCTACCCTGTCCGCCAACCAGCAGCTGTACAAGAAGTTGCCGTATGACCCGGTCAACGACTTTGTACCGGTCATCAATCTGGTGGCGACCGAGGGCCTGCTGGTAGTGCGGGAAGACTTTCCGGGCAAGTCCGCGCAAGACCTGATCGAGCAGGCCAAGGCCCGGCCGGGCCAGGTCACCTATGGCACCTTTGGCCTGGGGAGCAAAGCGCACCTGGACGCGGAAGCGCTGGCCCGCGCGACCGGCGTCAAGTTCAACCACATTCCGTACAAGGGCGTGACCGAGGTCATGGCCGCGCTGTCGGGCGGGCAGATCGACTTCACGATTGCCGGTCCGCCCTCGGCCATTCCACTCGTCAAGGGCGGCAAGATCCGGGCGCTGGCCGTGGCCGCGACCCAGCGCCACCCGCTGTTCCCCGACGTGCCCACCTTTGCCGAGTCGGGCATTGCAGGCATGACGTCCAGTTCCTGGTTCGGGCTGGTCGCACCACGCGGAACGCCCGCGCCCATCGTCTCTAAAGTGGCGGCTGACATCTCACGCATCATCCGCCGTCCGGAGTTTCAGCAGCGCTACATTACGGGCGTGGGACTGACCGTGCTGGACATGGACCCGACCGCGTACGCGACGTTTCTGGACGGTGACCGCCGCAGGTATGCGGACCAGATCAAGGCGGCCGGCGTGTCGCTGGATTGA
- a CDS encoding class I adenylate-forming enzyme family protein, whose product MNMGDVFIRNAQCFGDHPAVRFEGRTTTHRELFGRIRQVLSALEKRGLKRQDRIAVLSRNCVEYLEIYGAAAVGGLIGVGINYRLSLPEQTVILQDADPAVVFFEDCYADRVEALRASLDPSVIYVCISGPDGATLGHAKASRKGPDMSGTGISQPDTSPSETVWSETSWFMTYPALLAAGADESTTLRARDDDTFLLIYTSGTTGLPKGVMLGSAGQLEQTRSQAISHLASQTDRMLIVMPFYHIGGPTELFTYLITGSTIVLHRTFDAVQILDSIAAERLTVAHLAPTMIQMLLDALTLHTCDLSSLHTIVYASAPMSVALSRRARAAFGPIFMQIYGMTEVGLGSVLQKHQHVLDGPADQVKRLASAGQPYFDTDMRIVRDDFTECDVGEVGDIWVRSPALMQGYWRRPDATAAAFHDGFLKTGDMGYWDDDHFLFIVDRRKDMIVSGGENIYSREVEEALLMHPAVAEAAVIGVPDAQWGESVMAVVVLRPGAELTFDDAVTHCRLLIASYKKPKILQIVETMPRVASTNKIDKKTLREPYWRDQNRQIA is encoded by the coding sequence ATGAATATGGGAGACGTGTTCATCCGGAACGCACAGTGTTTTGGCGATCATCCGGCCGTGCGCTTCGAAGGGCGAACCACGACCCATCGCGAGCTGTTCGGCCGTATCCGCCAAGTATTGAGCGCGCTCGAAAAGCGGGGGCTGAAGCGCCAGGATCGTATCGCGGTGCTGTCGCGCAACTGCGTCGAGTATCTGGAGATCTATGGCGCGGCGGCGGTGGGTGGACTGATAGGTGTCGGTATCAACTATCGCTTATCGCTGCCGGAACAGACTGTGATCCTGCAGGACGCGGACCCGGCGGTCGTCTTCTTTGAAGACTGCTATGCCGATCGCGTGGAAGCCCTGCGCGCCAGTCTGGATCCGTCGGTCATCTACGTGTGCATCAGTGGGCCCGATGGTGCAACGTTGGGGCACGCAAAGGCGTCTCGAAAGGGGCCGGACATGTCGGGAACAGGGATTTCACAGCCCGACACCTCGCCGTCCGAGACGGTTTGGTCCGAGACTTCCTGGTTCATGACCTACCCAGCGCTGCTGGCAGCGGGTGCCGACGAGTCCACCACCCTACGCGCTCGCGACGACGACACCTTCCTGTTGATCTACACCAGCGGCACCACGGGTCTGCCCAAGGGCGTGATGCTGGGCAGCGCCGGGCAGTTGGAGCAGACACGCTCACAAGCCATCTCGCATCTGGCCAGCCAGACGGACCGCATGCTGATCGTGATGCCCTTCTATCACATTGGCGGCCCGACCGAACTCTTTACTTACCTGATCACGGGCAGCACGATCGTGCTGCATCGGACCTTCGATGCGGTGCAGATCCTGGACAGCATTGCCGCCGAACGGTTGACCGTGGCACATCTGGCGCCCACCATGATCCAGATGCTGCTGGATGCGCTGACGCTCCATACGTGTGATCTGTCCTCGCTGCACACCATCGTCTACGCCTCAGCGCCGATGTCGGTCGCGCTGTCGCGGCGCGCGCGCGCGGCCTTCGGGCCGATCTTCATGCAGATCTACGGCATGACTGAAGTCGGCCTGGGCAGCGTGCTGCAGAAACATCAGCATGTGCTGGATGGCCCGGCCGATCAGGTCAAACGCCTGGCTTCTGCCGGACAGCCCTACTTCGATACCGACATGCGCATCGTGCGCGACGACTTCACCGAATGCGACGTGGGCGAAGTCGGCGACATCTGGGTACGTTCTCCCGCCTTGATGCAAGGGTACTGGCGGCGGCCCGACGCGACCGCGGCCGCGTTCCACGACGGCTTCCTGAAAACGGGCGACATGGGCTACTGGGACGATGACCACTTCCTCTTCATCGTGGACCGGCGCAAGGACATGATCGTGTCGGGCGGCGAAAACATCTATTCGCGTGAAGTGGAAGAAGCCCTGCTCATGCATCCGGCCGTGGCCGAGGCCGCCGTGATCGGCGTGCCCGATGCGCAATGGGGCGAATCCGTCATGGCAGTGGTGGTCTTGCGGCCCGGCGCCGAGCTGACCTTTGACGACGCCGTCACGCATTGCCGGTTACTGATCGCCAGCTACAAGAAGCCGAAGATCCTGCAGATCGTGGAGACCATGCCGCGGGTGGCGAGCACCAACAAGATCGACAAGAAAACCCTGCGCGAGCCGTATTGGCGCGACCAGAACCGACAGATCGCCTGA
- a CDS encoding MaoC/PaaZ C-terminal domain-containing protein, which translates to MSGVQTFDTLEVGMTWQCAARTLTEAELAWSCMSSGDWHPIHADAAFAATTAAGQRMFQGSYGIHLALGMATHLPELGDSVIAALGLNDWTFRSPLFVNDTVHAEVELTGKRETRDGARAVIDRRVRLVKSTGDIAQEGKISTLIHRRSAAT; encoded by the coding sequence ATGAGCGGGGTGCAGACCTTTGACACGCTGGAGGTGGGCATGACGTGGCAGTGCGCGGCCCGCACGCTGACGGAAGCGGAATTGGCATGGTCCTGCATGAGCAGTGGCGACTGGCACCCCATCCATGCCGATGCCGCGTTTGCGGCCACGACGGCCGCCGGCCAGCGCATGTTCCAGGGCAGCTACGGCATCCACCTGGCGCTGGGCATGGCGACGCACCTGCCCGAACTGGGCGACTCGGTCATTGCTGCGCTGGGACTGAACGACTGGACCTTCCGTTCACCGCTGTTCGTCAATGACACGGTGCATGCTGAAGTCGAACTGACCGGCAAGCGCGAGACGCGTGACGGCGCGCGGGCCGTGATCGACCGCCGTGTGCGCCTCGTGAAGTCGACCGGCGACATCGCGCAGGAAGGAAAGATCTCTACGCTTATCCACCGACGGAGCGCTGCGACATGA
- a CDS encoding dienelactone hydrolase family protein has product MTSVSAAAASTSDVSTSAVSTVTVPAGDGQTFQAYVSRPAHPNGRAIVILQEIFGVTHAIREVADQYADEGYLALAPDLFWRIRPGIELSHSKEDIALAFDALKQFDESLAVQDIALVVEHVRDELGADAPVAVLGMCLGGKLAYLCAARIDVDAAVSFYGVGIEKNLDEADKVSCPLLLHIGARDNYIDAMAREQIAHTLATRPGVDLHVYEQAGHGFYTREASTSRETAHARTTAFLDASLGSRP; this is encoded by the coding sequence ATGACTTCCGTATCAGCCGCTGCTGCATCAACGTCCGATGTATCGACTTCTGCTGTCTCTACCGTGACCGTCCCTGCTGGCGACGGGCAAACGTTCCAGGCCTACGTCAGCCGCCCCGCGCACCCGAACGGCCGCGCCATTGTCATCCTGCAGGAAATCTTTGGCGTGACCCATGCCATCCGCGAGGTGGCCGACCAGTACGCGGACGAGGGCTATCTGGCCCTGGCCCCCGACCTGTTCTGGCGCATTCGCCCGGGCATCGAACTGTCGCATTCGAAAGAAGACATCGCGCTGGCCTTCGACGCCTTGAAGCAGTTCGACGAGTCCCTGGCGGTGCAGGATATTGCGCTCGTGGTCGAGCATGTTCGTGACGAGCTTGGCGCCGATGCCCCGGTGGCCGTGCTGGGCATGTGTCTGGGTGGCAAGCTGGCCTATCTGTGCGCGGCGCGGATCGACGTCGATGCCGCCGTGTCGTTCTACGGTGTGGGCATCGAAAAGAATCTGGACGAAGCGGACAAGGTGTCCTGCCCCCTGCTTCTGCATATCGGTGCCAGAGACAACTATATCGACGCGATGGCGCGCGAGCAGATCGCCCACACGCTGGCCACGCGGCCCGGTGTCGACCTGCACGTGTACGAGCAGGCCGGCCATGGCTTCTACACGCGCGAAGCCTCAACGTCGCGCGAGACGGCGCATGCCCGCACCACGGCCTTCCTGGACGCCAGCCTGGGCAGCAGGCCATGA
- a CDS encoding acyl-CoA dehydrogenase family protein has product MQQFGLNEDQRLISDAVRTLAKEKFAPGAAQADRKYRPPVENLQVLAEHGYTGLFLPEAYGGAGLGLMDTVLVIEQLARSCANTAILFSCTDGATPRALLHLGSDAHKDRYLHRIAKGEVLTAWSMSEANAGSDVGNVQTRAVQDGDYLVLNGSKLWCTAAQVADLFLVLVRLTPAPGLAGVGAVLIDKDTPGFTVSKHLDLLGLRGTGMAELVFQDCRIPASNLLLPAGGMRQLFQVLDADRIAGNPPICLGVAEAALEHITAHLQERTQFGKPLAEQQGLQWKLADMAIDVEAARALLYRAAARVDAGEPSIVDTSITKTYVNQMAVRVTNEAMQLAGAYGLSEEYPYERHFRDVRGMSIGYGTTEIHRSSIARELLKGNYAF; this is encoded by the coding sequence ATGCAGCAGTTCGGGCTCAATGAAGACCAACGTCTGATCAGCGACGCCGTGCGTACGCTGGCCAAGGAAAAGTTTGCGCCGGGCGCGGCACAGGCCGACCGGAAGTACCGGCCCCCCGTCGAGAATCTGCAGGTGCTGGCCGAGCATGGCTACACCGGCCTGTTCCTGCCCGAAGCCTACGGCGGCGCCGGACTGGGCCTGATGGACACGGTGCTGGTCATCGAGCAACTGGCGCGGTCCTGCGCCAACACCGCCATCCTGTTTTCGTGCACGGATGGCGCCACGCCGCGTGCCCTGCTCCACCTGGGCAGCGATGCACATAAAGACCGCTATCTGCACCGGATCGCCAAGGGCGAAGTGCTGACGGCATGGAGCATGTCGGAAGCCAACGCCGGATCGGACGTGGGCAACGTGCAGACGCGGGCCGTGCAAGACGGAGACTATCTGGTGCTGAACGGCAGCAAGCTGTGGTGCACGGCCGCGCAGGTGGCAGACCTGTTCCTGGTGCTGGTCAGGCTGACGCCGGCGCCCGGGCTGGCGGGCGTGGGCGCCGTGCTGATCGACAAAGACACGCCGGGTTTCACCGTGAGCAAGCACCTGGATCTGCTGGGCTTGCGCGGCACCGGCATGGCCGAACTCGTGTTCCAGGACTGCCGCATTCCGGCCAGCAATCTGCTGTTGCCCGCGGGTGGCATGCGTCAGTTGTTCCAGGTGCTGGATGCGGATCGTATCGCTGGCAATCCGCCCATCTGCCTGGGCGTAGCCGAAGCCGCACTGGAACACATCACGGCGCATCTGCAGGAGCGCACGCAGTTCGGCAAACCGCTGGCCGAACAGCAGGGCCTGCAGTGGAAGCTGGCCGACATGGCAATCGATGTGGAAGCCGCGCGGGCCCTGCTCTATCGCGCTGCTGCCCGCGTCGATGCCGGCGAACCCAGCATTGTCGACACATCCATCACCAAGACCTATGTGAACCAGATGGCGGTGCGCGTCACCAACGAAGCCATGCAACTGGCTGGCGCCTACGGGCTGTCGGAAGAGTATCCGTACGAACGCCATTTCCGTGACGTGCGAGGCATGTCCATCGGCTACGGCACCACTGAAATCCACCGCAGTTCGATCGCCCGCGAACTGCTCAAAGGCAACTACGCATTCTGA